A genomic region of Methanosarcina thermophila TM-1 contains the following coding sequences:
- a CDS encoding inorganic phosphate transporter, whose protein sequence is MELLIIALTLAGLYMAWNIGANDLANAMGTSVGTGALSLKQVIIIAALFEFLGAVFFGDRVTETIANGIVPIDAIGSMHPDVVAVGMLAAILAAGFWVTLTTFYNLPVSTSHSIVGSVLGFGLVAAYNGTISFSDIHWGQITKIVVSWFVSPVLGAVFAYVTFSIVRKIYLHRAIDLPFVEKKFISLQIITGCYIAFAHGSNDVANAVGPLGAALKVIGVAGAEAGIPIWVLVMGGLGMVIGMATWGYKVVLTIGSKITELTPTRGFSAQFATASVVLLHSYSSLPISTTHTLVGSVIGVGLAGGIAAVDLRVIWRIISSWVATVPIAALTSALIFVGLEVIFL, encoded by the coding sequence ATGGAATTACTTATCATAGCGCTTACTTTAGCAGGTCTTTACATGGCCTGGAATATAGGGGCAAATGACCTCGCAAATGCTATGGGAACTTCGGTTGGAACAGGTGCTTTATCACTTAAACAGGTAATTATTATTGCTGCTTTGTTTGAGTTTTTAGGCGCCGTATTCTTCGGTGATCGTGTTACTGAGACAATTGCAAACGGCATTGTTCCCATTGATGCAATAGGAAGCATGCATCCCGATGTAGTTGCAGTTGGAATGCTGGCTGCAATTCTTGCAGCAGGCTTCTGGGTAACCCTTACAACCTTCTACAATCTCCCCGTTTCAACTAGCCATTCTATTGTTGGCTCTGTACTCGGCTTTGGACTGGTTGCAGCCTACAATGGAACTATCTCTTTTTCTGACATCCACTGGGGACAAATTACAAAAATTGTTGTCAGCTGGTTTGTGTCTCCAGTTCTTGGGGCTGTTTTTGCTTACGTTACCTTTTCTATAGTAAGAAAGATTTACCTTCATAGAGCTATAGACCTTCCTTTCGTTGAGAAAAAATTCATATCCTTGCAAATCATAACTGGTTGTTATATTGCATTTGCTCACGGATCAAACGATGTAGCAAACGCTGTAGGTCCTCTCGGTGCAGCGCTTAAGGTTATAGGAGTGGCAGGAGCAGAAGCCGGAATCCCCATCTGGGTGCTTGTAATGGGAGGTCTTGGAATGGTAATAGGAATGGCTACCTGGGGTTATAAAGTAGTTCTAACCATCGGCTCCAAGATTACGGAACTCACTCCAACACGTGGCTTTTCTGCTCAGTTTGCAACAGCTTCTGTAGTTCTGCTTCACAGTTACAGTTCCCTCCCGATTTCGACTACACACACACTTGTAGGTTCGGTTATAGGGGTCGGGCTTGCAGGCGGAATTGCAGCGGTTGACCTGCGCGTGATATGGAGGATTATTTCTTCCTGGGTAGCAACAGTTCCTATAGCTGCCCTTACATCAGCATTGATCTTTGTAGGGCTTGAGGTGATCTTCTTATGA
- a CDS encoding YcdB/YcdC domain-containing protein: MILLCAIFVAFASEEGGIIFTKEDAKQIKYPDPSTADVNISFEDAKNKLISENPEVTNESIHGELIDDENFGIIWRVSSKTTNGKNIFAGINASNGELLFVYDGSKNVQGRDSISKDDALKIAEEYIESRVSAEKINEIELEDVNYIGPAADDLPGYYHVSYARIIRGIPSLSDGILLDVNAETGEVLSYDKSWSMDEEESTHRY, translated from the coding sequence TTGATACTATTGTGTGCAATATTTGTAGCTTTTGCTTCTGAAGAGGGGGGAATAATCTTTACAAAAGAAGATGCAAAGCAAATAAAATACCCTGATCCCTCAACTGCAGACGTAAATATTAGTTTTGAGGATGCAAAAAACAAGCTAATCTCAGAAAATCCGGAAGTAACCAATGAATCTATTCATGGAGAGTTGATTGATGATGAAAATTTCGGGATAATCTGGCGAGTGAGCTCAAAAACAACTAATGGAAAAAACATCTTTGCAGGAATAAATGCCTCTAATGGAGAGCTACTTTTTGTATATGATGGATCAAAGAATGTACAGGGCAGAGACAGTATAAGCAAAGATGATGCTCTGAAAATAGCAGAAGAATATATCGAATCCAGGGTTTCAGCGGAAAAAATTAATGAGATTGAGCTTGAAGATGTAAATTACATAGGACCTGCCGCTGACGATCTGCCAGGATATTATCATGTAAGTTATGCAAGAATTATCAGAGGAATACCTTCTCTTTCCGATGGAATACTGCTTGATGTTAATGCAGAAACAGGCGAAGTTTTAAGCTATGACAAAAGCTGGTCTATGGATGAGGAAGAGAGCACTCATCGATACTGA
- a CDS encoding SDR family NAD(P)-dependent oxidoreductase, with product MKLKGQTAIVTGGGRGIGRAICQSLAGEGANIVIVARTEREIRETARLVEKQGVRALAVKTDIRKEKEVINMVSKAINAFGRIDILVNNAGVAYRKYLVETSTEEYDEIMDTNVKGMFFCTKYALPHLLKRGEGRIINISSGAGKHGIPKLSIYCASKFAVIGFTESVAYETGGGVHVYAVCPASVDTSMYRSLHTDEPVLKPEDVAKKVLELCLPETTLPSGSSVEIYRRPVRIV from the coding sequence ATGAAACTGAAGGGTCAGACAGCCATTGTAACCGGTGGGGGAAGAGGAATTGGCAGGGCTATCTGCCAGTCGCTGGCAGGAGAAGGAGCCAATATTGTAATTGTCGCAAGAACCGAGAGAGAAATTCGAGAAACTGCCAGGCTGGTGGAAAAGCAGGGTGTAAGGGCTCTTGCGGTAAAGACGGACATTAGAAAAGAAAAGGAGGTCATTAATATGGTTTCAAAGGCAATAAATGCCTTTGGAAGAATTGACATCCTCGTAAATAATGCAGGAGTGGCGTATAGAAAGTATCTTGTGGAGACTTCAACTGAAGAATATGATGAGATTATGGATACAAATGTAAAAGGAATGTTTTTCTGCACGAAGTACGCTCTTCCCCACCTGCTTAAAAGGGGAGAAGGCAGGATAATAAATATATCATCAGGGGCAGGAAAGCATGGAATACCAAAATTATCAATATACTGTGCCTCAAAATTTGCTGTAATTGGTTTTACGGAGTCTGTTGCCTACGAGACCGGAGGCGGGGTTCATGTATATGCGGTCTGCCCTGCCAGCGTGGATACCAGCATGTACCGGTCGCTGCATACCGATGAGCCTGTCCTCAAACCCGAAGATGTTGCAAAAAAAGTTCTGGAGCTCTGTTTGCCTGAAACAACGCTTCCTTCAGGCTCCTCAGTCGAGATATACAGGCGGCCTGTAAGGATAGTTTGA
- a CDS encoding phosphoribosyltransferase — MFKNRKDAGEKLAKALEKYREENPVILAIPRGGVEVGLQVAAKLNAEFSLIIARKLPFPDNPEAGFGAIAEDGSTFILEDAYYWLEGVTIERIKQQQIAEIERRIKTLRGGKPLPEIKGRTVILIDDGIAMGSTMRAAIELCRNREAGKVVVAVPVAGREVAKELQKKVDDLIVLETPAYFRAVAQVYERWYDVSDEEVLDLLRERIREKELKDQEFHELEA, encoded by the coding sequence ATGTTCAAAAACCGTAAAGATGCAGGGGAAAAGCTTGCAAAAGCTCTTGAGAAATACAGGGAAGAAAATCCTGTGATTCTTGCAATCCCTCGCGGAGGGGTGGAGGTAGGACTGCAGGTTGCAGCAAAACTGAATGCTGAATTTTCCCTCATTATCGCAAGGAAACTGCCTTTTCCGGATAACCCCGAAGCCGGATTCGGGGCAATAGCCGAGGATGGGAGTACGTTTATTTTAGAAGATGCATACTACTGGCTTGAAGGGGTAACTATTGAAAGGATAAAACAACAGCAGATTGCCGAGATCGAAAGGCGCATAAAAACCCTTAGAGGAGGCAAGCCCCTGCCGGAGATCAAGGGAAGAACAGTAATTCTTATTGATGATGGCATTGCAATGGGATCTACAATGCGGGCAGCCATTGAACTTTGCAGAAACAGAGAAGCCGGAAAGGTCGTGGTTGCAGTACCTGTAGCCGGAAGAGAGGTTGCAAAGGAACTTCAGAAAAAGGTGGACGATCTCATAGTGCTTGAGACTCCTGCATATTTCAGGGCTGTTGCCCAGGTTTATGAGAGATGGTACGATGTCTCGGATGAAGAGGTGCTTGACCTGCTCAGAGAAAGAATAAGGGAAAAAGAGCTGAAAGATCAGGAATTTCATGAGCTGGAAGCCTGA